One Rosa chinensis cultivar Old Blush chromosome 5, RchiOBHm-V2, whole genome shotgun sequence genomic region harbors:
- the LOC112165246 gene encoding 60S ribosomal protein L27-3, protein MVKFLKPNKAVLLLQGRFAGRKAVIVKAFDEGTRDRPYGHCLVAGIAKYPSKVIRKDSAKKTAKKSRVKAFIKLVNYQHVMPTRYSLDVDLKEVATVDALHSRDKKVTAAKEIKARLEDRFKSGKNRWFFTKLRF, encoded by the coding sequence ATGGTGAAATTTCTGAAGCCAAACAAAGCAGTGCTCCTACTTCAGGGACGGTTCGCCGGAAGGAAGGCCGTAATCGTGAAGGCCTTCGACGAGGGGACGCGTGACCGGCCGTACGGGCACTGCTTGGTGGCCGGAATAGCCAAGTACCCGAGCAAGGTGATCCGGAAGGACTCGGCCAAGAAGACGGCCAAGAAGTCGAGGGTCAAGGCCTTCATCAAGCTCGTCAACTACCAGCACGTGATGCCCACGCGCTACAGCCTCGACGTCGACCTCAAGGAGGTGGCCACCGTCGACGCGTTGCACTCACGCGACAAGAAGGTCACGGCCGCCAAGGAGATCAAGGCCAGATTGGAGGATCGGTTCAAGAGTGGCAAGAATCGGTGGTTCTTTACCAAGCTTAGGTTTTGA
- the LOC112165245 gene encoding lecithin-cholesterol acyltransferase-like 4, translating to MAVLLDEIVQSLELWLKLIRKPQPYVDPNLDPVLLVPGIAGSVLNAVDEETGKEERVWVRILGADYAFRTKLWSRFDPSTGKTESLDPKTKIVVPEDRSGLYAIDALDPDLVFGQEAVYYFHDMIVELIKWGYQEGKTLFGFGYDFRQSNRLKETLDRLAARLEAVYTASGGKKINIISHSMGGLLVKCFMCLHSDVFEKYVKNWIAIAAPFQGAPGYVTSTFLNGMSFVDGWESNFFISKWSFHQLLIECPSIYELMACLDFQWEHKPLLEMWRERLHGDGNSQIILESYPLADSVDIFKEALSSNTFNYNGEDIPLPYNTEILKWANETRDIMSRAKVPPQVKFYNIYGVNLETPHTVCYGDEQTPVTDLQQLRYFQPTYVCVDGDGTVPAESAKADGLRAEARVGVPGEHRGILCEHHVFRILKHWLKADHDPYYNPINDYVVLPTAFEMEKHKEKGLEVTSLKEEWEIIADDQGDNHKNITADGNPMVSSISVSQEGAEARATVTVYPENEGKQHVELNALSVSVDA from the exons ATGGCGGTGCTTCTGGACGAGATTGTGCAATCGCTGGAGCTCTGGTTGAAGCTGATCAGGAAGCCCCAGCCTTACGTCGACCCGAATCTCGACCCGGTTCTGCTGGTGCCCGGCATCGCCGGCTCCGTCTTGAACGCCGTTGACGAAGAGACTGGTAAAGAGGAGAGGGTTTGGGTAAGGATTCTCGGTGCCGACTACGCGTTTCGGACCAAGCTTTGGTCGCGTTTCGATCCTTCTACAG GTAAAACCGAGTCGTTAGATCCAAAAACAAAGATAGTGGTCCCTGAAGACAGATCTGGACTTTATGCAATTGATGCTTTGGACCCTGACTTG GTGTTTGGACAGGAAGCGGTATATTATTTCCATGACATGATTGTTGAACTCATCAAGTGGGGTTATCAAGAGGGGAAAACACTTTTTGGGTTTGGATATGATTTTCGACAAAGCAACAG GTTGAAGGAGACATTGGATCGCTTAGCTGCAAGGTTGGAGGCAGTATACACTGCTTCAGGAGGGAAAAAGATAAACATCATAAGTCATTCTATGGGGGGTCTTCTTGTAAAATGTTTCATGTGCTTGCATAGTGAT GTTTTTGAGAAGTACGTGAAGAATTGGATTGCAATTGCTGCACCATTCCAGG GTGCACCCGGATATGTAACATCTACCTTTCTTAATGGAATGTCATTTGTTGATGGGTGGGAATCaaattttttcatttcaaaatggAGCTTTCATCAGCTG CTTATTGAATGCCCATCAATATATGAGTTGATGGCTTGTCTTGATTTTCAATGGGAACATAAACCACTTCTGGAAATGTGGAGAGAAAGGCTTCATGGTGATGGGAACTCTCAAATAATCCTCGAGTCTTATCCCCTAGCAGATAGTGTGGATATTTTTAAGGAAGCTCTTTCAAGTAACACA TTCAATTATAACGGTGAGGATATTCCCCTACCATATAATACAGAAATCTTGAAATGGGCGAATGAAACACGTGATATCATGTCTCGTGCTAAAGTTCCTCCTCAAGTTAAATTCTACAATATATATGGGGTCAATCTCGAGACACCGCATACTGTTTG CTATGGAGATGAGCAAACACCTGTCACAGATCTACAACAACTACGATATTTTCAG CCTACATATGTATGTGTTGATGGTGATGGGACAGTTCCAGCAGAATCAGCCAAG GCTGATGGGCTCCGTGCAGAAGCCAGGGTTGGAGTTCCTGGTGAGCATCGGGGAATCCTTTGTGAGCATCATGTATTCCGGATACTGAAGCACTGGTTGAAAGCAGACCATGACCCTTACTACAACCCTATAAACGATTATGTGGTTCTACCCACTGCGTTTGAAATGGAGAAGCACAAAGAGAAAGGACTCGAAGTAACATCTCTTAAAGAGGAGTGGGAAATCATTGCAGACGATCAAGGCGATAATCACAAGAATATAACTGCTGATGGAAACCCTATGGTGAGCTCCATATCTGTTTCTCAAGAGGGAGCCGAGGCGCGTGCAACTGTCACTGTTTACCCTGAGAATGAGGGCAAGCAACATGTGGAGCTCAATGCTCTAAGTGTGTCGGTTGATGCCTGA
- the LOC112166383 gene encoding cytochrome c6, chloroplastic isoform X1 gives MMQLTSLTSNTNNGAYFFPKCAVKQQHINPIPQKQEQCKLLRSLAPPLMAAALALSPICVTPVSHAQTIDVQRGAALFRTTCIGCHDAGGNIIQPGATLFTKDLQRNGVDTEEEIYRVTYFGKGRMPGFGQNCTPRGQCTFGARLQDEDIKLLAEFVKLQADQDWRNNLSNE, from the exons ATGATGCAGCTTACGTCTTTGACATCAAACACCAATAATGGTGCTTATTTCTTCCCAAAG TGTGCAGTGAAGCAACAACACATCAACCCAATTCCTCAGAAGCAAGAACAATGTAAGCTTTTAAGGAGCTTGGCTCCACCTCTAATGGCTGCAGCTCTGGCCTTATCTCCAATCTGCGTTACTCCTG TCTCACATGCCCAAACCATTGATGTTCAGAGAGGAGCTGCGTTGTTTCGTACTACTTGCATTGGATGTCATGATGCAGGTGGAAACATAATACAACCA GGTGCAACACTCTTTACTAAAGATCTACAAAG AAATGGAGTTGACACAGAGGAGGAGATATATCGTGTTACTTACTTTGGCAAGGGAAGAATGCCA GGTTTTGGTCAGAACTGCACACCGAGGGGCCAATGCACATTTGGAGCTCGATTGCAGGACGAGGACATTAAGCTTTTAGCTGAGTTTGTCAAGTTACAGGCTGATCAAGACTGGAGAAATAATCTAAGTAATGAATGA
- the LOC112166383 gene encoding cytochrome c6, chloroplastic isoform X2 produces the protein MAAALALSPICVTPVSHAQTIDVQRGAALFRTTCIGCHDAGGNIIQPGATLFTKDLQRNGVDTEEEIYRVTYFGKGRMPGFGQNCTPRGQCTFGARLQDEDIKLLAEFVKLQADQDWRNNLSNE, from the exons ATGGCTGCAGCTCTGGCCTTATCTCCAATCTGCGTTACTCCTG TCTCACATGCCCAAACCATTGATGTTCAGAGAGGAGCTGCGTTGTTTCGTACTACTTGCATTGGATGTCATGATGCAGGTGGAAACATAATACAACCA GGTGCAACACTCTTTACTAAAGATCTACAAAG AAATGGAGTTGACACAGAGGAGGAGATATATCGTGTTACTTACTTTGGCAAGGGAAGAATGCCA GGTTTTGGTCAGAACTGCACACCGAGGGGCCAATGCACATTTGGAGCTCGATTGCAGGACGAGGACATTAAGCTTTTAGCTGAGTTTGTCAAGTTACAGGCTGATCAAGACTGGAGAAATAATCTAAGTAATGAATGA